The DNA window tatttcatatgacatgttgaaaatcgaactggagactaacaattcttcttaatgactcttgcagcaactgggaagttgtATCCGGAATGGGCCGGCACATCAATGCCACCCTGGGCCTTCTGATTCGGcagcactaccctggcatggtcacctaCGCCTCGGTGACTTCACCGCCCcggatgtgggaccacttctatGCCGCTGAGGACAGCGAGTTCGCAACCGTTGCGGCGTGGATTAAGGCCGAGTTCTGGatgagtcttcatcgcactaaattggtcaataatacgcattcattggtcgttcttgaaataatgaaacgatacatgatgtctgtatgcaggacttcttctggtgcgacgaagggtttgaggacTGGGCGGCGCGAGTGTaggacaaggtctgtaggtcccGACTCTCAGACCTGTACCATGAGACgcggctccagtgcatcatcaactacagcgccgacgtccttggtcaggtggtgaggaaggccgatgccaggaccaggacgctcaccaaggagcagtacctctcgGTAAGTACAAAACATTAATAttgactccttccatgaagaataggtaggcttcatttcatcttctgacatatcaataacttgatggcatgcagcaatgtcctgattggtgcgctaggcaccgcctctgctgggaggccattgtggacaggtggctctcggaggagtgggcggagaagcacaacatccgtcgggattgccgcctgcagatgggttGGGCGCCACACCACCAAGACAACTGGAGCCTCAGCGCGTACGCCCAGAtatgggtaatcttctttgtgttttcatctttattgatttattctaacgctcaattctcattacttgtaatcatctttgtgttttcctcgcagtcccaggcGCACTAAGGctaggaatgcaacgagttcatggcgtacacCCTgtcacacaagggcaaggcgacggccctggaagtcacctacaacccggtggatgggcccgaggcatacaccaacgcgagcgtccacagcaagcttagcgagtacacctcggtGGCCTgcgagcgccatggggaggacttcgatccggccacctagcccctggacacagacctcctgatgaggatgggaggagggaagcagcacggccggtactggataacggacagcacagtcgactccgcctctgttcccaaccttgtcgagattcgagcaaggagcacgagctcctccctccccatacgctctcagcagcagagctcacagcagcagatggcggAACTCCTTGTTAGTAGTGTTTTATTCgacgttcattgcttttacacatctaccttgcctttgcattgtttaaacattacgggtggaatgttgcagtccgacttgcggaggttggaggcccagcaggcggcccaggcggaggcccatcggttggagatggaggctgtacaagcccagagggTGGCCAAGGCGCAGAGGCTGTAGGACATGTTCAacttcatggcgagccttcatGCCTTGCCAGGTGTAGTCGTGCCCTAGTCGCTGCTCGCTCTAGTTGtggttcctcctcctcctgtagggactctggtgagtatatatggttgtttattcctttagcttgtgcggtcctcctatagatactcatgaattcacGATTATATAGGTTAGGTTGAGGTGGGTGGTTGGTTTGATGGaaaaccagaccacattattaGGGTTCACGATTATGTGAACCTGAAAGAGAATACCTAACCAAGTCATCATAGATGACTCGCCTGGCCTCTATAGGTCCACCGGGGTTAGTGGCACATACGCACATGCATATGCATGTGCCTAGGGTTAATTAGGTGGGCTAGGTCATGGCTATGGTTAGTGGCATGTACCCATGTATATGTATATACACATGATTAATTAAAATTGGGTAACTAGGTTGCTAGAGTTAGCCGTACATAGGCGTATACCCGGGTATCAGGCATATCTATGTATGTATAGGTGTCTACTTATTTTAGGTGATTGGGTATGAATATATTCGAGTATGTATCATGGTGTATACACATACGTGAATATACAGGGTTAACTACTGCTATGACGATAGCTACTACTATAATTACTTTTTATTTTAAATATAGAGGTGGTAAAAcaatcaaactagaatttaaatgggtACAAAAAATTAGGGAGAATGGTATGATTAAGTAGGGTTTTATTTTAGAAGATTTACGGTGAATGAATTACAGAATTTGGGATTAAGATGAATGGGTTATAAATTGTCTAGGTTTATTGGCTAAACGCGAATGGAAATGAACATGgaaattatttctaaaattttgTCTAACGAATATGAGTGGCAAACTATCTGGATATGCTCTAGGGTGactctagtttatttacaaattttctgggaatttttctataattaataaGCTTACATTTTAATATTCTATGTACGTTTCCCGGGTGCACCTAGGGTTTCCTCCTTAGTCTAGTGGCTGATGAGTGGTCCCCAGTCAGCAGTCTACGGTGGCATGTACTGCGTCGTGAGCCAATCTATGGACTAGCTGCCTCTTTTCTCTGTTCTTCGTGGACTGTGTCCACAGAAGAAAAGGAGGGGGAGTGGAGTCCATGACCAGCGGGTCTCGCAGTCAGACGTGGCGCGCGGCTATTGGCCTGTGCAACGTGATCGAGCGACCTCAGGTTCCCCTGACCGGCTTTGGCCATCCTCATCCCAAATGAGCGAACAGAAAGAAAGCGAGGAAGGATAAGAAGGGAGGGGAGAGGAGGGAAAgggaagagggagagagggaaaACAGGACGCCGGCGGGGGCTggactccggcggcggcggctgcggcgtcGCGGTGCAGAGCGAGCGAGAGGGAGCAGGGTAGCGGCGTGACGGCGGAAGGGCGGCAGCGGCTTCGGCTCCGGCGAGGAAGAAGCACGGGGTGAGCGGCGGTGGCGGAGCGGGAAGCCGGCGAGGGTGCTCGGCCACTCGCGGCTCCATCAGGGCAGAGGCGAGCGCGGCACTCGGCCTCGGGCGGAGCTGCAGAgcaggccggcggcggcggcgtggagcaGAGCAGAGATGGGGAGAGAGACGAGAATGGAGGTGGAGTGGCAGAGGAGGAGCTCGAGCTTGGGGCTAGGATGGCGAGCTCCATCAGCCCCCTTTTATAGGCGCGGCACGACGATGCGCGGCGGCCGATATTTTCCGACCATGGCGATCTTTGCCGGCAAGGGTGGCAGGCGACAGCGGCAGCGGCGTTGTGGCCAGCGGAGCACGGCAAGGCGACAGCTGGGGCGGGGTGGCTTGAGCTGGACGTTGGTGGGACGCGACGGGAGGTCAGCGGCGTCGGCGACCTGAGTATAGTGCATCGCTGACTTGCTGGGGAAGACGATGCTGACGGCTGGGCCCCACGCGTCGGCGAGAGGAGGGAAGGGAAGAGGGCTGATGCGCGCTGCTGGGCCGCGGCCtggttgggccggcccaagcggaGGGAAGAGGGAAAGGCGCGCGCGGGCTCGGCCGAAGGCCTGGCAGGCCCATGCGGGAAAGAGGAACAGGGGAAGGAGGGAAAAGAGGAGGGGGGCCGGGGCTGGTTGGGCTGAGCCCGTTCGGGAGGGAGTACACAGGAATGCTTCATATTTTCTAATTCCCAGAAATTTAGAGTATGTAACAATACTAATATACTTGTGTGCATGATGTACTATATACATTCTAGAATAACTAAATATTATATCTATTCTATAGAAATTAAAAGTAACGATATTATTTTTTTCTAGGTTTTTCAAATACCTATAATTTTGCTAAATGTAAATTTAGGAGGGAAAATTTGAAGGAATAATTAGACCTATAAATTATCAATAAGACGGCTAGCATGATTCCTAGTGAATAAGATATTATTTATATCCATGATGTATTATCTAACTCTATAATATAAGAAAAGGTTTTAAATACTTCAAGAATGCAATTGGAAATTAAGTGAGGTTGTTTTGGTGCCGCAAATAAATTCTAGAAAAGCACACAAGAAATCAAGCTGGCATTCAACAAGCATTCAAACATTCACAAAGTGCAGGCAAAGGAATTTTAATGCGAAGCGATTTCTCTAATCCCATAAATTATTCCTAGTGCTACAACTAAATCCTACGCGGCACACAAAATGCATATGATGGGTTTTGATGCAGAGTTTTGGAAATACATTTTCAAAATGGTTTTGTGGAAAATAAATAGTTAgggttttaatttgttgtaaagttttaaaaagttcatatttttagtggtttttaaaCATGATGCAAAATCACGGGTGTTACAACGCCACATTGTCGCCTCGCTTCGACGCCCTGAGCATGGAGGGAAAAGGGgataatagagagagagagaccgtGGGCTGTATCACAGTTTCTAAAGATAGTTTCCTGCTGAGTTAGCGCTAGGAAACTACTCATATTTCAAGGGTTAGAATTGTCCTTAGAAAGTTCTATAAATCAAATTGAAAGCTACATGGGATCCAATGAAAGCAATAGGCATCCTTTGTCGATCGTGTTACAATAGTTATGAACTCGGGCCATGTAGTAATCGAGTAAATTAGTAATCACTTGGATGTTCACGTGGATCAAGGCTTAGCAAGGACTTAATCGAGTAAGTGTCATGCCATGGTAGAGTGAGGGATGCCATGGAATACCGTGTTAGAACTCTAGCCATGAGATGCAACGTGGGTTAGCGAGTCATGTTGCGGGTCAGTAAGCTATACTACAGGATGTCGAGTCATGTGGCTAGTGAGCGACGGATTCGCAGGATGCTGAGTCATGTTGTGGGATATATAGTGAGGGGCGCCTAGTCATGCCGCGGGTCGGTGTGGGACGATCTGGGTCAGCTAGTCATGCCATGGGTTGCCTAGACATTTCGAGGGATGACAAGTCATGCCACGGGACATTAAGTCACACAGTGGGGTAACGAGGGATAGATGCCACGAGATGCCAAGTCACATCGCTAGTAAACGAGGGATGTCGTGTAACACCGAGTTACAACATGGGATGTCAAGGGCGCTACAACATGCCGTGGGGCACCGATTGTGACTCCAAGCGATGCTGCAGGAAATGACACTAGTGAAGAAACCCATCTAATCCTTTTTCTAATGAATTTGCCTGGAAAAGTCCACTACCTAGCACAACAACGATTGGTGTTTATATAACATCGCCAAATTAGTTCAATCTATCACGTGAAGTAAATTTGAAGGGTAGCATGAGACACAAAGGTTTGTATTGCTCTGTATGCCAAATGCTTGGTTTAGTGTCGACTATTAGGGGAGACACAAGATGCCGATCAGGGGCTCCCTACCTCCTACGGTAATGCTCGGTATAGGGCGTTCCTTCGCTCGGACGGTGCCGATGCTGGGCCACGACGCAACCCAAAAACTGCATCTTATCTGCTCATCCACTCGCCCCCAACGTTCTAAAAACCGAACAAACTCACCTCACCGCTGTGCCGCGATAGCTCTCCACGCCCGCGCTCTGCCGCGCCTCCTCGGTGACGGCACTCTCCACGGTGATTCCGTCTCCACCGCGCCTTCCTCTCCATCGTGCCTCCGCTCCGCCGGCCGGCATCTCCTCCGTGCCAGAGCATGGCGGCccgtcttcctccctctccactgcGCCTCCCGACTGCTGCGGGCTTCTCTAGCATGTAGACCCGCCACAGCCTTCTCCACGGGACCTACCACGGCTTTCTCCACCACAGCAGCGAGCTCCGAGCCACTGGCATGCTCTATACCGGAGAACTCcacacgccgacgagcctccattctcaaACAGCAAGGAGAtattgcgctgaaagcgcatgttgacATATACTTGCTCACCAACGGAAGCCTGCCTGACACGATGTCCGGATTTTACGATCTCGTCAACATATACTTCCCTAGCATGTACGACATCAAGCACCTGACGAAGTTCTGCGGTGTCGCCGACAGCGGGCTTGATGATCTTGCCAATATTATTCTTGATGTCAAGTTCCGCTCGAATCTGCCACAAGGCAGGCTCTGATTCGTTTCTGACAGCGATGTGCTTCAATATAATGAGCTTCGTCAGGGCTTCTTCAACGGGTCCAGCTGGTGACCAACGATGACCCGACTGTGCTTCATTTAGCATGTGGAGGGAAGGACAGGATGCTATGGTATTTGATTCCAAAGCAGAGGACGGGGACCATAGCAGAGTAGCGCTGGCCCCTGTTGTGATGCCAAACCACCACGCGCTTGGGTTCACTGTCCTAGTCAGGGCTTTCTACAAGGATGGGCACGCTACCCGGAGTGACAATCTCGGCTTAGACTTGGAGTGCCTCCCTTCGCTACGCTATGTCAAGGCACGTATCGACTGTAAGGATACCTTCCCTGATGATGTGGACAAGGCAGAGGCTGAGCTCAGGCGCCAAGCACAACTCCATCCCAATAGTTCCGCACTCACCCTCAATGTATTCAAAGCTCATCAACAAATGATGGCATAACCAGTACACAGCGACAATGAAGAGGTACGTACCAGCTGCCTAACTTGTTTAATTACCACATTCCATTCCGCATTCCACTAAGACACTAACACGTACTACTTCTCCATTACTATATTATTGTTATAGTAACAATATGCCCAGAAAATCATAGCCCTTGATTTTTAGAATTAGTAGGACAATTAAATTTCGTCCCGGGCGTCCCAGCTTGTTTAATTTCATCTGCCTGTGCTACTGTACATATGAAGTAATTATTTTCACTTTTCTAAGAAAATAGATACAGTTAAGTATATACTTGTTACTATTGTCACGTACAGACTATATGTTTGAGTACGCAAGAACATTAATTTTTAACATGATGTTGGTTTTAAAAGTGTTGTGCTATGGCTAGTGACAAATAAATCACGTATACCATCAACATGATTTTGCTGTTAAAAATGGATCTACTCATGTTGAAAAGATCATTACGGATAACGTTAGTCGTTCCACATTTAAAAATTAATTTTACAGGTATATCACTCttgatctttatttgtcaagttaCAAGAAAAGAACATGTTAGTAAAGCAAGATACTTTATATCTCATCCACATATCACATTATTGCATCAAATACCAAAGTTAGATCATACGTGCATGTATATTAGATCTATCTAATAAGTAGGCGATTTctctatttattctgtgtttcttCTATCACCTCTTATAAGAATAGGTAATATGTAATAATTTACAATTTGATCAACGGTTCACACGCACTTCGAAGTACCGTAGTAGTCTGTTGTTGATTGTTTTAGCCAACTTCATCCATCATTTCCATTGACCTTCATGAATCATCAATGCTAGACTGATAATgctaatcaaaattatttttCCTTACGATTTTTATTTCAGTCTTCGGAGACTCAGCCTTTTGCCTCTTGATCCTCCATGGGAGTAGTTTGCGGCTTAAGTTGGTGGATCTCAGGACGTTGGGAGCATTTTGGTACTCCTGTCTGCTGTCCCCTATATTGCCGCATGCATGGAGCTGGTGTCAGTCCACTACACGGTCACATATCTCTGTGTGCTCTTGATGGACCTTTGCATGCTTTAAACCTCTACTAATGTTGATCGACGACGATCATGCCTGTTGTTTAGTATATTTCATTTCGCTCTAGCACTTATTGTTGGCGTACCTGCAGGTATGTTTGGAATAtaaatgatatgtgtgtttatgtTAAATGAAGCTTAAGTTTGGTTTTCGTGTGCctccgcatgcatgcatgcctgaCCATCTTCAAGGGCTCCATCGGGGGTCCAGTTTGCTTTGGGGAATTTCTCCAACCGGTGAAGCTTGCACTTTCATTCACTTCGTTGCTATGATCTTGGCTACTGTATTATTGATGTATTTAAATTGTAGTGACGAACGTTGTCACGGCTGTCGTGTCATggaatttattttaatttgggCAGTTACATGTGTTTTTTCAGAATTATTCCATTTCTATGCCATATATGCACAAGTGTAGTTTCCCTCGCGCGTTACTCCCTCACCACTTTACCCCATAGTCACTTCTGACAAAAAGGAAGAAATAACTCCCGTGTATTCACTCTACCAAAGTTTGAATGTAGTTTTGAGGTCCTAGAGAAGGACCGCGATAAAGCGCCACTGGTCACGCGCTCCGGGAGCACGTGCGACCCGACTCCACCCTGCGACCGTTGTCTTCCTCCTCACACTTGCGCTTGTCTTCGCTCCACCCCCACCCCTCAACCCTGGCCTACCCTAACCTCCAGTGCTATGGCTCCGCCAGCGTCGTCCTCGCCTTGGCCCTCGCCCCGGCCCCCACTCCCGCGGCCTCGCCGCGCCACCCACCTGGCCCGCCCCTTGAATCCACTGTATGATGGAATTTTGGCATGTTGTAATATTATTACATAGCCTATTTAGCATTAGTCGAATGAAGCCTATAAAATAATTTGACAATTACGTGATGCCTACGAAATATGGGCTATATAAACATTTGGGCCTTAAAGGTGAACGAGTTGCCTAATAACCATCAATTGGCACAATGGCTAATTAACAATATTGGGCTCATGCATGGGCCATCCAAGCGTTATCTTTCACGTGTGGCTTGCTGAGACAtctaggtagggatgaaaacagtacgGAAATATCCCGTACCGAACCGCAACATTTTCTATATTTGATCCGATCGAATTCGTATTTTTGGATAAATTCGAATTCGATTCGAAATTCAGAACATCAAATTTGAAATCGGAACAAAAACGGTTTCGCcgttttccgaccgttttctacttttctacatgTAATTTGGAA is part of the Miscanthus floridulus cultivar M001 chromosome 9, ASM1932011v1, whole genome shotgun sequence genome and encodes:
- the LOC136480706 gene encoding uncharacterized protein, which codes for MPAGGAEARWRGRRGGDGITVESAVTEEARQSAGVESYRGTAVRPSAEPARAFPSSLRLGRPNQAAAQQRASALFPSLLSPTRGAQPSASSSPASQRCTILRSPTPLTSRRVPPTSSSSHPAPAVALPCSAGHNAAAAVACHPCRQRSPWSENIGRRASSCRAYKRGLMELAILAPSSSSSSATPPPFSSLSPSLLCSTPPPPACSAAPPEAECRARLCPDGAASGRAPSPASRSATAAHPVLLPRRSRSRCRPSAVTPLPCSLSLALHRDAAAAAAGVQPPPASCFPSLPLPFPSSPLPSYPSSLSFCSLIWDEDGQSRSGEPEVARSRCTGQ